The following are from one region of the Vitis riparia cultivar Riparia Gloire de Montpellier isolate 1030 chromosome 14, EGFV_Vit.rip_1.0, whole genome shotgun sequence genome:
- the LOC117930487 gene encoding mitochondrial carrier protein MTM1-like, which translates to MTRRCSLEDDPICGPIIDDVVFHSGYIDFTAKLSCVRHHAREGFARLWRGTNAGPALAVTTVGIYLLCYDIFCNWLKELMAQNAPSLTVYVPLVAGSLARSLAYATCYPIELARTWVQGGSSRRKTSRLRLRVQNQLRV; encoded by the exons ATGACAAGAAGATGCTCATTGGAGGATGACCCTATCTGTGGCCCGATCATTGATGACGTCGTCTTCCACTCAGGTTATATTGATTTCACTGCCAAACTCAGCT GTGTTCGCCATCATGCCCGTGAAGGATTTGCAAGGCTATGGAGAGGCACAAATGCAGGTCCAGCACTGGCTGTGACCACAGTGGGAATCTATCTACTTTGCTATGACATTTTCTGCAACTGGCTAAAGGAACTCATGGCTCAAAATGCTCCCAGCTTGACAGTATATGTTCCATTAGTTGCGGGTTCACTGGCTCGCTCATTAGCCTATGCTACTTGTTATCCTATTGAACTTGCAAGAACTTGGGTGCAGGGCGGTTCCTCAAGGAGAAAGACCTCGAGATTAAGGCTTAGGGTGCAGAACCAGCTGAGAGTATAA